Within Harpia harpyja isolate bHarHar1 chromosome 4, bHarHar1 primary haplotype, whole genome shotgun sequence, the genomic segment gcagaaatctccCCTACACTGTTTGTTAGAAGTCAAAACctatttacctttctttttcttacgCATGACCACATACTAAGAATTCCATAATATGACAATAAAGTGGAGAGGTAACAAATGCCTGGTAAATAATGAGATGAACATAGGTTACAGTGTGATTTTGTAGCTAAAAGAATGACCATGATTGTTGGAAGAATAAGCAGAGAAAGCTTTTGTAGACTAAGGAGGCGGCACTGGAGTTACTGGCCCTTTTCACAAAGGCTGCAAACAGCCCGTTTGGATCCCTGCTTCCAAATGCTTTGAGGAAAGAACCACTCGAGTTCTCCTAGCTTGAAAAGCTGCCTTCgttcaaaataaaggaaatctGATCCATTGACCTATTCAGCCTCACcataaaaatgcaagaaagcCATCTGATTACAGTCTTCAAGTACTTACAAAGGGAATGAATTGAtaataaacagtattttaggGTTTGAGTTTCACCCTCTCTCTAGACTAGACTCTGAATGAGATGCAGTTATTAGGAGCAAGAGCTAGATAGAGTCAGACTGGAAATAAGctatattaaatttttaaaaaatgaagctcatacaacagaaaagcacaaatgttggggttttttaacaatAGCTTATAAGCCCTGTTAACACTACAGCACAATTCAAAAGCTGTGGGACAGAGGTCTTTTGCGCTACATTTTGCGGGAGACAAAGCTGACACAGCAGTCACAACTGCTATTACTCTTAGACCAGaagttcatttttcagttttaaataggGAAAATGATTCTTAGACAGCTGGCAGAACAAGCTCAAGAAAAAGCCCCAGTCCAGGCTGTCCTGACATACCATGTTTTATTTGGGGCTGGCCTGTAAGGTTAGAACAGCCCAAAGAACAGGTATTGTAGGCAGTGGGTCCTGATGAAAGGGACAGTTGTTGTAATGTTTGTTCTTTAAACAGTAGAGTTTTCCAAATAGAGAGAAACAACAACAGGTGGTGGATCACTAGCCCTATTCCTCTGCAATTCAGTGTTCTCCCAAGTTTTAAAAGCTGGACCGATCTCCCCTGAAGAAGACCCAGTATAATCCAAGAGCAATAAAAATCGCATACCAAAATACATACAGTTccaggttgttgggttttttccccattggaGACAGGGTTTCCTAGAAACCCACCACTCTTTGCaacttctccatttcttttgtctttagtTGTTATTTGTTTTAATGGACCAGCAAACAGAATTAGGCAATTCACAAGCCTGCAAAACATATTGCTTGACTGCCACTAATGCAGACAGAAAGTAATTTGGAAAAGCAACTGCTACATCATAGCGGGGGGAGAtggagaatgtatttttttctctccgaTTAGGAGGTCTCCAGGAGTCCAACACACTACCTATGTGCTTTGATTACAGAGCAGACAACAGATAAGTTCAACCAAAGACGACATAGAACCATTTCTGTGCATCATATTGCCTGCCACCATGATGCTCTTCCTggcatttctgctgctcttcctgtACCGCCGTTGCCAGCACCCCACTCCGCAGGGGCAGATCTTCAGCATCGACCTCCCCGAGGCCCTGCCCGAGCACGATGTGTCCAATTTCCTTTCCGTGCTGCCCTGGAACAGCGAACAGAGTTTCCACTACTCCACTCTGCTCCCCGATGCCACGTTCCTCACTGTGTGTTTGCCTCCGTCCTACGAGGAGGCCACCATGAAGACTTCCATGGACGAGGCTCACATTAAGCTCTCTCCAGATCCAGTGCCTCCTTATGAAGAGAGCACGCTGCAGTCCAGCGGCACCAAATAAACTTCCTACGGAAGCACCTTAGCTGAAGCATGCAGCCCCTCAAGGCACAAACGTGGAACTGCTATGGCCTTTAAAATTAGCAAAAAGATTCTAAGAAGTGAGGCACCAAACCAATGAATTAATGAAGGAAGAAACTTGGAGTAACAGGGAATGAGTCTCTTCACTTTATCCTAGAATTCTCTACCTTCCATTTGTGGTATGCGTACACACACAGCATAGCATCGAATCGGTCCCAGACTTGTAACATGGGTATTCCAGTTAAAGCATGTCATGCAAGGATTAAACTTAAGGGCAGGTGGGAATCTGTCTCTCTGCAATCCCTCAGCTGCAAGGAAACATGAATTATGCTACAGATTCACCAGTCACAAAAAGGGCTTTTAGCACATACCTATTCTGGtttggctttttcatttttatg encodes:
- the SMIM28 gene encoding small integral membrane protein 28, with amino-acid sequence MRWLLGSSWRKFGHADRGNYDWLNSEPGGPLLETELQSRQQISSTKDDIEPFLCIILPATMMLFLAFLLLFLYRRCQHPTPQGQIFSIDLPEALPEHDVSNFLSVLPWNSEQSFHYSTLLPDATFLTVCLPPSYEEATMKTSMDEAHIKLSPDPVPPYEESTLQSSGTK